Proteins from a single region of Nitrospirota bacterium:
- a CDS encoding GNAT family N-acetyltransferase, translating into MSLDELYSKKCVTEETIFSHIRRGSRIFVGTGCAEPQYLVKALIKYAETHPKAFFDTEIFHVWSLGVTPYTDEKFKNNFRYNSFFIGGGARSAVNEGLADYTPIFLSKVPGLFIRRVVPVDVALIQCSPPDTHGYMNLGVSVDIVKAALEAASMVVVQINTHSPIVHGDGFIHLNDVDYIVQADEPILQYHSEADCETGQAIGRYVSALIQDGDTLQVGHGSIPNAAMANLSGKNNLGIHTELLSDGIVDLIKNGNVNNFKKNRNRGKTVASFAMGSQSTYDFINNNPSIEFRTIDYTNDPMVIASHDNMVAINSALQLDLTGQASSESIGKMFYSGIGGQADFMRGAVLSKGGKTILTIQSTATIVDSTGATKTISRIVPLLDKGAGVTLNRGDIHYVVTEYGISYLHGKNIRERAMQLISISHPYFRAWLIEEAKSLNLIYKDQPNVTGSYPFELETHKRLKSGLDIFIRPIKITDEPLMKEFFYSLSDETLYSRFTSVRKDMPHERLQEFISIDYSSKIVIVAIIQTDNREWIAGVGQYALSKDTYMAEAAFVVRDDYQGKGIGKELIKHLTFIAQKQGLLGFIAETISENHSMIALLKSLEATMERHDEEGSCSIKAVFKR; encoded by the coding sequence ATGAGCCTGGATGAGCTATACAGCAAGAAATGTGTAACTGAGGAGACAATTTTCAGTCACATCAGGCGTGGCTCAAGGATTTTTGTGGGCACTGGGTGTGCCGAACCTCAGTACCTCGTAAAGGCACTAATAAAATATGCGGAGACCCACCCAAAGGCTTTTTTTGACACTGAGATTTTTCATGTCTGGTCACTTGGAGTGACTCCATACACTGACGAAAAGTTTAAGAACAACTTCAGGTATAATTCATTTTTTATAGGCGGCGGCGCCAGATCGGCGGTAAATGAGGGGTTAGCCGACTATACCCCTATATTTCTTTCAAAAGTGCCTGGGTTATTTATACGGAGAGTTGTTCCTGTTGACGTAGCTCTTATACAGTGCTCACCACCGGATACACATGGCTATATGAATCTCGGAGTAAGTGTAGATATAGTTAAGGCTGCTCTTGAGGCAGCCTCTATGGTTGTTGTTCAGATAAATACACATAGCCCCATTGTGCACGGCGACGGCTTTATTCATTTAAATGATGTGGATTACATCGTGCAAGCAGATGAACCCATACTGCAATACCACTCAGAGGCTGACTGTGAAACCGGACAAGCTATCGGGCGGTATGTTTCAGCGTTGATTCAAGACGGTGATACACTTCAGGTTGGCCATGGGAGTATTCCAAATGCAGCTATGGCAAATCTCTCTGGTAAAAACAACTTAGGAATACACACAGAGCTTCTTTCAGATGGGATAGTGGATTTAATAAAAAATGGCAATGTTAACAATTTTAAAAAGAACAGAAACCGCGGCAAAACCGTGGCATCTTTTGCCATGGGCTCTCAGAGCACCTATGATTTTATTAATAATAATCCCTCAATAGAGTTCAGAACCATAGACTATACAAATGATCCAATGGTAATAGCCTCACACGACAACATGGTGGCAATAAACAGTGCTCTGCAGTTGGATTTAACCGGACAGGCCTCTTCGGAATCCATAGGAAAGATGTTTTACAGCGGCATAGGGGGTCAGGCAGATTTCATGCGTGGAGCGGTTTTATCCAAAGGCGGTAAGACCATTTTAACTATTCAGTCAACTGCTACCATTGTTGATAGCACCGGAGCAACAAAAACAATTTCACGGATAGTTCCCCTGCTTGATAAGGGAGCTGGGGTAACACTCAACCGTGGTGATATCCATTATGTTGTGACAGAGTATGGAATCAGCTATCTTCATGGCAAAAACATCAGAGAAAGGGCTATGCAGCTTATATCCATATCGCATCCATATTTCAGGGCATGGCTTATTGAAGAGGCTAAGAGCCTTAACTTAATCTATAAAGATCAGCCCAATGTTACAGGCAGCTATCCGTTTGAACTTGAAACGCACAAGAGGCTTAAATCTGGTCTTGATATCTTTATCAGACCGATTAAAATAACTGATGAACCGCTCATGAAGGAGTTTTTTTATTCTCTCTCTGATGAAACGTTGTATAGCCGCTTTACATCGGTAAGGAAAGATATGCCGCATGAGAGGCTTCAGGAGTTTATCTCTATTGATTACAGCTCAAAAATTGTTATTGTTGCCATCATACAAACGGACAACAGGGAGTGGATTGCTGGGGTGGGCCAGTATGCACTTTCTAAGGATACTTACATGGCTGAAGCTGCCTTTGTAGTCAGAGATGACTACCAGGGAAAGGGGATAGGCAAGGAGTTGATCAAACATCTGACATTTATAGCTCAGAAACAAGGACTTCTTGGCTTTATTGCAGAGACCATATCAGAAAACCATTCTATGATTGCCTTACTAAAGTCACTGGAGGCCACTATGGAAAGACACGACGAGGAGGGCTCGTGCTCTATTAAGGCTGTTTTCAAACGATAA
- the rmuC gene encoding DNA recombination protein RmuC gives MLPVIFIMLITVIALLFKLLIKAPQTSTLDYRLDAFEKAQERTERALRQELIQSREEHSNAARQQRQELTETMITTIGELANVQKTQLELMSSAIGRLSESNEKKLEAIRATVEGKLQNIQNDNAKQLDQMRQTVDEKLQGTLEKRLGESFKQVSERLEQVHKGLGEMQTLATGVGDLKRVLTNVKTRGTWGEVQLGALLEQALNSNQFARNVAMKDGGENVEFAIKLPGQEKDETVWLPIDAKFPIEDYQRLVEAQERADADGVEAAGKHLESRVKACAQDICTKYLNPPKSTDFGILFLPIEGLFAEVIRRVGLTEVIQRESRVVIAGPTTLWSILNSLQMGFRTLAIQKRSGEVWNLLAAVKTEWTKYGDVLDAVQKKLHQASDTLEKAKVRSKAVGRKLKDVQELPVSEAASLLPQNLIEDEPEVGEADKTDY, from the coding sequence ATGCTGCCCGTTATTTTCATTATGCTGATAACAGTGATAGCTCTTCTTTTTAAGCTATTGATAAAAGCACCACAAACATCAACGCTTGATTACCGTCTTGATGCTTTTGAAAAAGCCCAGGAACGTACCGAACGCGCTCTCAGGCAAGAACTGATACAAAGCAGAGAAGAGCACAGTAACGCAGCAAGACAACAGCGGCAGGAACTGACAGAGACGATGATAACGACAATCGGCGAGTTGGCTAATGTTCAAAAGACTCAGCTTGAGCTCATGTCGTCTGCAATAGGAAGGCTTTCTGAATCAAATGAGAAAAAACTGGAGGCAATCAGGGCCACTGTTGAAGGAAAGCTCCAAAACATACAGAACGATAATGCTAAACAACTTGACCAAATGCGGCAGACCGTGGACGAAAAACTGCAGGGGACGCTGGAAAAGCGCTTAGGCGAATCCTTCAAACAGGTCAGTGAGCGGCTGGAGCAGGTGCATAAAGGGCTTGGTGAGATGCAGACCCTTGCTACGGGTGTTGGTGATTTAAAGAGGGTACTGACAAACGTTAAAACGCGTGGGACGTGGGGTGAAGTGCAGCTTGGGGCGTTGCTGGAGCAAGCTCTGAATTCCAATCAGTTTGCCCGTAATGTAGCCATGAAAGATGGCGGTGAGAATGTCGAGTTTGCGATTAAGTTGCCTGGACAGGAAAAGGATGAAACTGTCTGGTTACCGATTGACGCCAAGTTTCCTATCGAGGATTATCAGCGTTTGGTGGAGGCTCAGGAGCGTGCTGATGCAGATGGTGTGGAGGCGGCAGGAAAGCATCTGGAGAGCCGTGTTAAGGCCTGCGCACAAGACATCTGTACAAAATACCTGAACCCGCCCAAGTCAACAGACTTTGGGATCCTGTTCTTACCCATAGAGGGTCTTTTTGCCGAGGTTATTCGCAGGGTTGGATTAACTGAGGTTATTCAACGGGAGTCCCGTGTGGTTATAGCTGGGCCAACTACATTATGGTCAATTTTAAACAGCCTTCAAATGGGATTTCGCACTCTGGCAATCCAAAAGCGCTCCGGAGAGGTATGGAACCTCCTTGCTGCTGTCAAAACTGAGTGGACTAAGTATGGAGATGTACTGGATGCAGTGCAAAAAAAGCTGCATCAGGCATCCGATACACTTGAAAAAGCCAAAGTGAGGTCAAAAGCAGTTGGCCGGAAACTAAAGGATGTGCAAGAGCTTCCAGTGAGTGAGGCTGCATCGCTGCTTCCCCAAAATCTGATAGAAGATGAGCCAGAGGTTGGTGAGGCAGATAAGACAGATTATTAA